GGTGTCGTCAATCGCATATCCCTCGGATGGGACTACTCCTGGTGGGGTCCTAAACCCTTTAGCCAACAGCTCCTGTGGAAGGACTACAACTTCCCCAGGGAAATGGTGAGTCTCCGGATCAGTTTTTAAATTAGTGGAGTGTATaagttatttcctttctttcgttatttctttctttctttctgtttttatttacttatctatttatttttatattaattaatttatttattcatatattcatttatttatgctcTTGTTATTGGTCTGTGTGCTTTTTTtctatacttatttatttattcacttacttATTTATTGCATAAACTATTTGAGTAATATCAAGGTGAATTCCAGTGTTAATACTACAGGGATTTAAATTGTACAGGTACAAATATGGAACGTCAGTATTTTTTAGATTTCTTGTTCGTCTCCATAACTGAGCATTTTTCAGCGACTTCTCTAAAGATTTCTCACTGACAAATTTGGAATGAATGAGAACGGCAAAATTCGAAAAATTGTATGAAATGGACCGATTAGGTTCTCAGAAAAGGGTAACtattcataatgaaagaaaacataacagtcaaaatgtaaataagatttACACAACAGTGGAAGTAAAAGCAAGCGTTATAACGGGTACGTTTCTTAACAAAAAGGCCAACATTTAGAAACGAAGCCTAAAATACAGATTAGATATAGGACACCAAAATTAGCAgtcctaaaaaaattatttctatcaaAGCCCACGCATTTTAGTAGTGAACGTAAAGCTTCGTTTCCACAAAAGCATAAAACCATCACAAACTAATAGAGAAAAGGCCATTTCTATCTACCTACATACATGTATTTCAGGAGTGGATGTCGAACATTGTGTCGATAAGGAGCAATCCAGAGCGACCGACCCAGCTGGAGATGGAGGTTTTCGGGGACGCGGCCATTGCCATGGAGAACATGAGCACGGAGCAGGTCATAGCCCACCTTATCAACTTCCTGAGGACGACGAAGAGGGAGTACACCGTGCCCTTGCCAGTCTTCTTCCACAGGTACTTTTTCACCGACCTATCGTTCTCCGTTCTTCCCATGTGATCGAATCATCTCAAACACTCGGATCCATCATTTCGTCTGCGCTGACGTTTTCACCACTCTTATGCATCTTGCCATCCTATAATTCTCCTTTCTTTCCATATGATTAGATCATCTTAAAACAATATGATCCGTTGCTTCACCTGCACTGAAGTTTTCACCATTCTTATGTGCCCCCACCCTGCTCACCGTTTCAGCTCTGAGAATAAACAATTTCCAGTTTCCACCTTACTTCTTTCCAatgcattcagcatccacatttcacttccataaaggagaattagCTCAAAAAATCCTTCCTACATTCTAAACCTTTCCTTTCATACACATTCCAGTTCTCTTCAAAGTCTTTTGCACTTACCGTCTTATCATGCCTTCAGTCATTTAACGTTCTGAGTAAGCCAGAGTAACTTCATGCAAAGGTATGCCTAAGTTACCGTGATGATAGTGTGTGATGGTGTCAGCTGGGATCCTTTGGGCATCAGAGGGACTGAACGAATAAGACccactaaaatgaaaactatggTACGGGAAGGTGGAAATGAATGAACTTGCTTAGCGTATACCTAGGGTAATTTCATACATAGGTATAAATTTCGGTATATTATAGAAAGGCTTCATAAAAGCTACGGGAAAGTTTTATTGAATGGGTTGTCTTCACAGCAATAAATATTAGAACCATTTCAGTAtcagaataaatttcatatttcatagttACATTTTCAGTGAgactattttttcctctttcacccaGCAACAtttccactggaaaaaaaatgtttttttcaaccGTTGTTCTTTGCTTGATTCCTGTAAAATGCAATATTCACCCgtaactgaaacattcatcaaaacACATCATCCCTTCAGATCGAAATGGAGACAGAGCCACTGGTCGAGAGGATCTTATCATTCCTACATGAATATGGACGCTATGAACTTCCACTTGAACGACCGCAGCGCCTTGTCTCCGATCTTAGCCAACACCCGAGGAAAAAGAGTAAGTACTGAGCGGCGTTTATCATGGATTTAACGTTTTTAATTGACCATGAATCATTTCCCTGTAACTTTTCAACTTTGTTGGTCGGTGAAGAGAGTTCCCAAAGTTTATGTTCTTCATACTTGATTTATTTTATGATAGATAATGAATCAGTGCCGGTACTGGAGGGATTTGTAATTATTTGTGTTCCCAACAAACTTTGCATTTACTAAATAGTTGAGTTAATATTttgccataataaaaaaaaatccttcacatgATTTGTAGAGCTATAGCATAAAGTAGTCTCTTATGAGTACGTTAATTTATGCGAATAATAAACTACGGCTGTTATTGGACAGTCTTTCAAATTGTGGTCTCTGAACCAGGCATCAATTTGTATATTTGGTTTATAATAATTTAGAGAGCTTCCAAGCAATGCAAGAATTAGCTCATTGAATAATAAGCCTGCTCCTTTGGTATCAAAGCTAAGGTTTGTAGAAATGGTTACTTTTAGCAGACAATGTCAGAGTTTGCTCAGTGAATAATAAGCCTGCGCCCTTAGTATCTAAGCTTAGTCGGAATGGTTACTCCAGCTCGTAATTTTCTGAAAATAGATTCAGAAGGTGGGCGGATTCAAATCtatttgaaattttcagaaaatgcaGTTTCCTATATTAGGCTTACGAAGTAAATTCCaacattttaattgtaaatatcgAAAATAAAAGTACCTCACTATCTCACTCTCCAAATCAGACTCTGCATGAGAATGTAATTGGCTAGATAACCTTATAGATAACGCAAAATCGAGATAGATAAGTATACCgctttattatcttattattttatctggttgagagttttttttttaatttacacgTCAGTTCTGTCGTTTAATGTACTTAGCAACTTTGCATAAGTTACTCCCTTATTTCACAGCCCATTAGACCgtaattattagaaataaattattagagGTATAGAGAcagtaataaaatgacaaaataaatgctCTTACtgtagtataaaaaaaagtactgtaaATTGCTCGTGGGAACTCATTCTATGCAATTAGATAAGTAACAAAAGACCCAAAGAACTCTGAAACGCTCTACGAATTTCCACAACTGGGAGATGCATAACAGAACATTATCGCCTCTGAAACATACTTGAGCTCTGAATTGCATCGAGAAATTCTTTAGTTACCAAAAAGTTGCAAGGAAATGAAATAACACTGCCACCTTCCGCAGTCTCTCTTCTTCAGCGGAGAACACACGTCCACTGATCGGTTTGGTACGGTGGATGGCGCCCTCTTGTCTGGTGTGAGGGCAGCTCGCTGGGTCATGGACGAACACGCCACACAGGAGAAGCTGTTCTTGGTGAGTTTCTTGACTTTCGTTGGCCTCTTTCTCGACTTGGGAGGCTAGATCAAGTCTTTGGACCTTGTCCGTTATAATGAGGCAAATGGCCACTATGTACGCCACATTAAGCCTGCATTCAAGGGCGAGGATCATGTGTAGGTTAAAAGTCTATgcgtgatataaaaaaaaaacacagtttgcTAAAGCTTGTAACATGCTGTGGGTCACAATGTACCAAAAGAGGCACAAGAGTGGTCCAGTGAGTGACAAAATTCCTTGGGTAATTTGTAAAGGACAAATTCAGGTGAATAACAATATCAAGAAGAGGTAAATATAGAAACAGATGTGACGCCAAACAAGCAAATGATTTACTAGATGGATTACAAATTGCCAGCTCCGATGACACGTTGCTTTGAAGAAAGGAATACATTGGTGCTGGGAGGAACGATACACCTGTTATAGACGTCAGATGTTGGTCTGCAAGTTTGAGAGTTTACGGGACATTCAGGTAAGCGCGAGAAAATTAGGAAGGATCATTTTGTTGAGAAACTGAATTTAGAGGTACAGACAAAACGCTAACGTTCTGCACGAAGCTTTTATTGGCAACCTCTTAAATGACAACTGTCTTGGGGTCCATACACGGCAGAAGCCACTGGTGTTTGTACCTGGAAATAATACTGTAGattcaaaatatataagcatGTCAAAGGTCAGAGGATGACTGACACCCTTATCCCAACTAGTCTTGGCACCAAAGTCCTTTCACTTGATAAAAGATTCttaccatatactgtacacagtttTATATCTTCAGAATCAAAGCAGGTTGTGCCAAAGTTATAACCGAGGGACATTGGGGTTAATGTACTACGCTCAAACATATATGCAATGGCTATGGAACTGAATTAGATAAGCAATAATTGAGGCTAATTTTTTAACCATGCACCAGGGagaattttatttcaggttagaTTTAAATACTCCTAAGAGGCTTTAATTAATCGGGTGATTTTGGTAGTAGAAGCATATTTCTGTTACAAAAGCCTGGACTTTAGTCTCCAATCAATTGTTTTCCTTCCTTGTAGATAAACAGATTTGGCCACGTTCCTAAATATGAAGAATGCCTGGTATTCTACGCAAAGTAAAATGACATGTTGTCATTCTCTTGGGCTGGGAACTCTGCATAAAATCCCAGTAATTACAAAATCAATTGGCTTAAAATCCTTACATTTCTCGTTACGATTTCAGGTTGTCAACGGTGAGAGGAGAAGGTTGCTTCCACTAGACGACCAAAAGCTGAAAATTGATTACTATCAGTACTTTAAGAACCCGACCTCTGCATACCTAGGTGCTCTGGAAATTTCAGAAGCCctagagaaggagaaagagaaaattcaagaagagaagaaaaaatctcAGGAGGAGCGGAAGGCTTCCAGAAAGGCTgcaaaggagaaaaggaaacaaaagaaaaacaacaagtCCAAGACTACCCACGACAAGGAACACGTGACCACTGGCGATGAAGAACCAGCGCCCAATGGTGATGAAGAACCAACCTCCGCTGACTCTCAACAACCAGACACTCAGACTAATATGCCAGACACTATTCAAAAACGTTCAAGGTTAGGTGATTCCTATCCTGGAGAGCTACATCATCATAATTCAATGCCTTCATCACACTCTGCAGTTCCCGTTACCACTACCACCCTAGCAATAACTCCAAATTTTCACTCCTTTCCTGTACAAACATCAAGCCAAGTCTTATCTCAACCTGGGCCTATGTTTCAGAGCATGATGCCTTCATCAGCTGAGCACTACATGGCTGGGCACGATGATGAAGTGCCCGTTGTTTATTTAAATCCAGAGAGACACCAAGCAAACTACAATCCTGCCTTCAATTCTGATGTTAATGATGAAGTGTCTGTTGTTTATTTAGATGGGCAAGCACTGGATTCTGGGGAAAATGGGCATCCCTCAGTTGTGTACGTTGAAGGACCTTTGAATTCCCAACTGACAAGTTTGGTTGATGCTCTTACgatgaaaaaatcaaattcccACACTCTCTCCTCGCTACCTGATGAAAGAGATTCATTACCAACTacatcaaagaaaagaaagaaaacaaggacaaaaaagaaaaaggagatggCAGCTCGAGtagaagaagggaaagaagagcCAAAGCCTGCAACAGGGGAAAAAGACTCTGTTGAAAATGGTAAAGGTAGATCTGAGCCCCTCAggcaaaacaagaaaagaaaacgaaacaagAAGAAAGGTAACAAAAagaaaggtaagaagaagaaaagaagtaataAGAAGAATGGAGAGAATAAACAGCAAAAACGTAACCATGAAGATGCCACCAACAGTAGAACACACACTTCTAGCCTCCATTCCAATTCACATAATCCATATTTGCCTTATCCTGGAGGAATAAATGATCCTTATTATTTACCTTACCGTGGACTCCATCCTATGGATCATTTCTCTATTTTGTCAAAGAGCCTTATgctagaaggaatgaaagaaaaagctaACTCTGCCAGCAAAGAGAAAAAGTTCCTGGAGAGAAAAAAGCTAACAAGTGAAGAGAACTCTGAAAGTTCTGAAATTGCAACCACAATCAGAACTCATTTTTCTGAGTCAGTAGCATCTCCTGCATCTCAAACATCAGAGTCAACCAGGTATCCAGAACTTGCATTTAGTACAAGTGAACAAAACAAGGTCTACAGTAACattccaaaacaagaaaaatttgaattaCCAGGTGGGCATCCCTTAGGAAGCTCTGGGGGACAATCATTAAATGGTTTTCAAAGCCCAACTCAGGATTTTCAGAGCCAACAAATTCAGGGTTTGAACAACCAACAGCACCAAATGTTTCATCCAACTATGAATCAGAATCCCAGTCAGCAGAACATCCACAGCAGTTCGTACCTGAACCAGCAAAACTATGGAAATATGCATTCAGCAGGGCAACAGATGCCACCAGCTCTTTACAAAGGCCTAATAAGTACTCACGGTCAACAAAATACTCCGCATTTGAATTTCAATTCCCAATTAAGCGGCCACTCCAATTCACAAAGTTCACTTCTGCCTAACCAACAACATTCTCCCCTCCCGTATGCCTTAAACAACCACGAGAACCGTTTTAGACAGCAGAGTTATAATGATGGCTTTCCCTTGGGCTCGGATTCTGGTTTGAAATATGGTAGCTTTGAAGGAATGACACCCCATCCTGATTATAGCTTACAGCTGAACCACCCTGCCACCCAACAACAACCATTTAGAGGTTACATgggcataaacaaagaaaatgaaccacGAGATAGTGTTCACCTTGTTAACCCCCCACGTAACAATGATCAAGATGATACAGGAGACAAAGCTGACCATACATCAAACAACTCCAAAATTCCAGAGGCTAtaactgaggaggaggagagcgagATACCATCTAAAACCAGAAGCGAAAGTCGAGAAAGAGATGGGAATAAGAGTCAAGAGCAGAGTACCAAAGCTGATGCCGCGTCTCGTGAAAGAAAACGGAATCGAAAGAGACCAAATAGATATCCATTTCATCAAGGGAGAAATAGGAATTCTTTCTTGAACAGGCAAAGATACAACAGAGCGCCAGGACAACAACCTTTCATTATCATACCTGAGTCATCACAACTATTGCTTGGCAGAAACAACTATGCTGAAGAAAAGAGCCCTTCAGCATCAAAAGAAGTCAAGTCATCTGAAGTAAAAGTGACCACGAAAAAATCTGAAACTGCCAAAGAAAACGTTGAGAATGGCAAAAACTCTAAAGAGACACAGGAAAATACAGCTGCTGGAACTATTACAGAAATTTATCCGGAAACAAACACAGCAAAATCAGTACCTCAGACTGAGAAGTATGATGTCACCAGAAATGTAGGATTAGATCCACCTTTCAACCCAGAACCACCTGTTGTGAATAGTAATCAGTATTTTCAGTATCCACCCCATCAAAACGGCTATCCAGTGATTCCTGCACAtagtcattttcctttcttttatcctGTACCTTATTATAATCATTTCATGAATAATGCTGCTTCCCATGCAGTTCCCCCACCAGAAAGACCTGGGGCGCCCAAATCCCTAGAAGTAATAGACCCAGTTGTAAATGTGACTGACAATATCGATGCTGTACAAGAGTCATCGTCCTCTGCTCCTCGCCTAGAGAAGCAGAATGATGTTCAAGCAACCATACTATCACCCGTTCCAGAAGTAGAATCAAACCACAATAGTCGAAGTTTTCCTGGCCAAATGCCTCAAGAAGAAGCTGACACAATGAATCCTGAAGAAACAGACGAAATTACTGAtattaaagaagatgaaaaatataaagagaaaaatagaaagagaaagcagaaaaatcgtaagagaaatgaaaactcGAAATCACGAGAGTTGAGGCTTTCCACTTTTTCGGAAGAACCTGATACTGATTTACATAACACAGCTGCAGAGAAAGATATTCCATTCAATGAAGATATTCTACAGCCGTTTGTTGAAAATGTCTCGAGTGAAACGCATCCAGGATTTgtgaaaataaacacaacttCCAGTGAAAAAACAGGAGTAAACAATACTGATACAGGTCTTTCAGGTGCTTCTAATATCACTTTAGTGTCGGAAATGCATAACTCACAAGAGAGgtgataaatattcaataaacttaataaaaggaaatcataatTTCTAATCAACTGTGACTGCCATTTTGTACAAAGTTGTGTCCGAAACTTTTCATGAAGAAATGTCCTATTTTAATATTGTGAGTATAAGCCCTGATCCATAGTTTAAGATAAATTATATAGTGTTATAATGATTTGAGAAGTTTTGAATGGTTTGGTGTTTTCAAAGGTTTTAAACTCTTCTGGAACTTCTCTGCATTTGTGCTTTGAACATGTTCATTGAACAATTCCGTTATCGTGAAGCATCATAAAATGGAACATGTACTGAGGTATAAGATTACTGTACACGTTTTCTTTGCCTTCTTGCAAACGTCGTTTattcatttagatttttattcagaaaatgaacacaATCAAGGAGTAATGAATTCCAAGTTATTACAACCTGATGGCGCTGTGTAAAAATTGAGTCAAATTTAACTGGAGCATTGCATTACCTAACATTACCAGTCTCACTTCCAGAATAGAGGTTTGATGATTATAACTCTATCTGAGGAAAATTTTTAGAGATCTTTACTGTGATTTGAAGAGCGCAGTCACTAAAGTTTTCTGTCCAGGCTAACTTTTGAAGTGACAGTAGGTTCTTTGTACATCTTG
The genomic region above belongs to Macrobrachium rosenbergii isolate ZJJX-2024 chromosome 18, ASM4041242v1, whole genome shotgun sequence and contains:
- the LOC136848176 gene encoding uncharacterized protein, which codes for MAPSAKGFIFTALLIFISAFVSVVSSLPSNPAGAERPDARASGDDAESETESYYFFSTSLPGEEAYLARGRSLEVEAKDTQNIFRTNNKNVGFGGQGKDATIKSSEIRGSDKVAAKEEGAGYEFTLVTQKVREVVSLDKWDDAGDTEDSELMVKDKEDDIKEAGSEKFKENDNEGVMKDMQDTKVDENKSSDDSREGDVVGGKLAEGEEAHTENKDEKIEVKEADNEEKYLEGEEQELELGENVKKEENVNADENYDEDIEYTESISQLPMESVTLTTEGLDEGNTTDIYDLNNDNLSDEEEAYILEDDEVYIEFENDEETREAVATSDEDEADDDLPRKRKKGNHKRKSTKRKRNKKKNKTANNFVLENGHQETFQEVIEDFNLTLIELNLERLATSSSREPRQNVVYLEDIPLDDPVNPPQIENMSLWQYFLNFISGDEPEPPPKAVIVEKRLDHPCDFLPGEYRGWIRNAQKKQVVVIGGGVAGLSALGTLNKLGLTDSILIEASNRLGGRVHTVRHAQWMVEEGAPRIQGEALNPLFQLAFEIGAVGGPEPAIDWEDDVITSDGDLQDSRTIRKGQRILEHLQHDQRERSALRYHERSLGDVYSRRFDEMWGPTVDEKDKQAWMYYIHQTISGKFGVNSWMNMAARDAASFRDLGRDIIWKGGMDKLVQHLLYDISSEQLRLLSPVCQVFWDRPEEDSPLVVLADGSSYRANYIISALPLGTLKDYHYRTFFPPLPRSFSNALMAVDAGVVNRISLGWDYSWWGPKPFSQQLLWKDYNFPREMEWMSNIVSIRSNPERPTQLEMEVFGDAAIAMENMSTEQVIAHLINFLRTTKREYTVPLPVFFHRSKWRQSHWSRGSYHSYMNMDAMNFHLNDRSALSPILANTRGKRSLFFSGEHTSTDRFGTVDGALLSGVRAARWVMDEHATQEKLFLVVNGERRRLLPLDDQKLKIDYYQYFKNPTSAYLGALEISEALEKEKEKIQEEKKKSQEERKASRKAAKEKRKQKKNNKSKTTHDKEHVTTGDEEPAPNGDEEPTSADSQQPDTQTNMPDTIQKRSRLGDSYPGELHHHNSMPSSHSAVPVTTTTLAITPNFHSFPVQTSSQVLSQPGPMFQSMMPSSAEHYMAGHDDEVPVVYLNPERHQANYNPAFNSDVNDEVSVVYLDGQALDSGENGHPSVVYVEGPLNSQLTSLVDALTMKKSNSHTLSSLPDERDSLPTTSKKRKKTRTKKKKEMAARVEEGKEEPKPATGEKDSVENGKGRSEPLRQNKKRKRNKKKGNKKKGKKKKRSNKKNGENKQQKRNHEDATNSRTHTSSLHSNSHNPYLPYPGGINDPYYLPYRGLHPMDHFSILSKSLMLEGMKEKANSASKEKKFLERKKLTSEENSESSEIATTIRTHFSESVASPASQTSESTRYPELAFSTSEQNKVYSNIPKQEKFELPGGHPLGSSGGQSLNGFQSPTQDFQSQQIQGLNNQQHQMFHPTMNQNPSQQNIHSSSYLNQQNYGNMHSAGQQMPPALYKGLISTHGQQNTPHLNFNSQLSGHSNSQSSLLPNQQHSPLPYALNNHENRFRQQSYNDGFPLGSDSGLKYGSFEGMTPHPDYSLQLNHPATQQQPFRGYMGINKENEPRDSVHLVNPPRNNDQDDTGDKADHTSNNSKIPEAITEEEESEIPSKTRSESRERDGNKSQEQSTKADAASRERKRNRKRPNRYPFHQGRNRNSFLNRQRYNRAPGQQPFIIIPESSQLLLGRNNYAEEKSPSASKEVKSSEVKVTTKKSETAKENVENGKNSKETQENTAAGTITEIYPETNTAKSVPQTEKYDVTRNVGLDPPFNPEPPVVNSNQYFQYPPHQNGYPVIPAHSHFPFFYPVPYYNHFMNNAASHAVPPPERPGAPKSLEVIDPVVNVTDNIDAVQESSSSAPRLEKQNDVQATILSPVPEVESNHNSRSFPGQMPQEEADTMNPEETDEITDIKEDEKYKEKNRKRKQKNRKRNENSKSRELRLSTFSEEPDTDLHNTAAEKDIPFNEDILQPFVENVSSETHPGFVKINTTSSEKTGVNNTDTGLSGASNITLVSEMHNSQER